One Obesumbacterium proteus DNA window includes the following coding sequences:
- a CDS encoding DUF2509 family protein, which yields MNLAYSHDNPQAGSMLLPSVLLMLSLSLLVVGAQQGRLERQVQNLGYQRQLKMFRQQAESALDLAIISDKWPTPLTDVCQTSAQATVCFKAIGADIGIVCSAVKAQVYGLKIQRFSYVSMGSSVSTPSNSSATPRMLTLSGGWLDYPSADSENLC from the coding sequence ATGAATTTAGCGTATAGCCACGACAACCCACAAGCAGGCAGCATGCTATTGCCTTCGGTACTTCTGATGCTGAGCCTGTCACTTCTGGTTGTCGGAGCGCAGCAGGGGCGTCTGGAGCGACAGGTTCAGAACCTAGGCTATCAGCGACAGCTCAAGATGTTTCGCCAACAGGCGGAGTCTGCGCTAGATCTGGCGATAATATCGGATAAATGGCCGACGCCGCTGACCGATGTCTGCCAAACCTCAGCACAGGCTACCGTATGTTTTAAAGCTATCGGTGCTGATATCGGGATAGTGTGTTCCGCGGTGAAAGCGCAAGTCTATGGCTTGAAAATACAACGGTTTAGCTATGTGAGTATGGGGAGTTCGGTGAGTACACCATCGAACTCATCGGCAACGCCTAGGATGTTAACGCTTTCAGGTGGCTGGCTTGATTATCCATCGGCAGATAGCGAAAATTTATGCTAA